The Triticum urartu cultivar G1812 unplaced genomic scaffold, Tu2.1 TuUngrouped_contig_5567, whole genome shotgun sequence genome includes the window ATGGTTGCCgacgcgcccccccccccccccccccaaccccccctGGAGGCTCCAGTTGTGCTCTCTGCCGATCTGATGCTCTGGAAACACGCGAGTACCTCTTCTGGCTCTGTAGCTTCAGCTCTAACTGTTGGCATACTCTTGATATTCACTTTGATCTTCCCTGCCATCCATGTAGGAAATGGTCTCCCAGGTGAAGTACAAGATCAACAAGCCTTTCTTCTTTGAAGTCCTGGCAGTTGTGGCATAGAATATTTGGAAGCAAAGAGCCGCAAGAAGTCTTTGACAACATTACTCATAGTAGGGGCTCTTGGTTGTTTAATTTCAAGAGGGATCGTTGCCATCTTTCTCACAGAACGAAGGAGGAGCTTGCCACCTCTCTCAGGTCTTCGCTGGGCCATCTAAAGGCTAATTCTGTGCCAAGCCTGTCTATGTGTGTTCTTCTGAATAGCCCCCTCCCCTCACCCCCTTCCAGCCTTGTACATATCCTCTCTTGTATATATTATTCTTATTAGCTTTACTGTCGGGGCCTCCCCTACAATTTCCCCTTTTTTAAAGGTATACTACAGTAATCGCCTCGCCATGACTCACTATCACCAGCCCCACACCCATTACAAAATATATACAATCAGTTATATACAAGGATCAAGATCACGCGAGCAAACATCAATATTCGCAGCAGGAAGAGTCAATAAGATTCCTTCTTATTCGGTTGTTTTTGCTATGTCTATTAACATAGAACCCACTTACCCACGACAAGTTCAATTTACAGGAGATAAAGAAGTAGGCTAAACATGGATACACTATTGTGAATGCCAGAAAGATAAGATTTTACACTTTGACGCAAGGCAATTCAGAAATTTCAGAAACGTGAAGTCACCAGTTTTAGAAGGAAATGGCATTTCGTTGTACTGAAAAAAAAAATGCAAAACAGTATGTGCATACCACACTTTCAGGAACTCCTGGAGGGGGTAATGAAAGATTTCTCGGTGGTGGTGAGCGAAGATAAGATCTCTTATCAAAACGCCATTCCCCGATCTTACCATAAGTCAGCTCACCCTACATTTTTACAAGATAATCATAAACAAGCTATCATGAGAAGCTTATAAAGTTACAATTTTGTTGCAGTAATAGAGAAATACTACCTCTGAACTGCAAAAACGTCTTTTATTTAGTTATGAAAGTAGTAGATTTTACAGAACAATGGCAGGCATCTTCAAGATGTTGACAGATGTTTAAGGTTAAACAGCAGTCACCTTTAATGAATAGTCACATCCGTAAGTATAATGGATGATGAATGTGTTGTCTGATTTCGCGTCCCATGGAGGCTGCAATGAGAATTAATCACATATTTGATGATATGAGCTGCCACAAACAAACAACGGAATAATCTATCAAGTGGCAGAATTACTATGCACCTGAATCATGAAATCTTTTTGGAGGCTGTGGTGCACACCATGCAATGCACTTGCAACAGCATATGCATACCTATAAATATGATAGAAAGGAGCTCCAAATAAGTCTCGCGCATGTTAAGTCAATAGGTAAAAGTATATAGAACTGTACTGACATTTCCAAGACCCATCCAAAAGCTTTGTCTGTCTCCACATCCTCTTTCATTTTTAGCGAAACATTCATCCAGGTTGGAGCAATCTTCTCAAGCTGGGCCTTAGATATTTTGAGGACATCCAAAATAGGATAAAATTGTCATGACAGGTGAGTGTACTGAAATAGTACTTACTAAAagccctgttcaagaattcatccgattaactagttaacttgccgattaatccctactcatagggtccgcgagtagccgattacccgataaatcgtccgattaattgattaaatggccgattaacttgccgattagcctattaatcccctatcaccagccgaccgagcagataccagttaacgatttcctcaacaatgacTAAAAGAACAAAGTTTTGGCACATTATGCCATCTTGGCATCTAGTATAGCTGAACCAGTCATGGTAACAGAAGTATAAAGCTTAGCACAGCTAAGTATTCTACTACTAATCTTCTCACAAGAGAAGAGATGTACCTTCTGGATAATCACAGGGGAGTTGCCAATAGGATCAATATTTGAGACAGGACCTTTTTCTTCTGGAAAGAACTTCCTTAGTATCTTCTCATTGTCAGTTGGTTTGATGTAGAAAAAGGGAAATGCGGCAGGTTCTTCACCGTGAGCTAAGTTTGGCAAAGGCTTCACAAAGATATGATCTGGCTCAGCCATAAGTATATAACTGCAAATCGTTTTATTAGGAAACCAATGAACCTAAATGATCCAGTAAAGACAAACAAAGAACAAAAGGAAATATGCTTACTCCTCCTTGATGTTCGCCTTCTGCAACCATTGGACAAATGCCCAGGGTCTATTGAGGACAATGTAACCCTGAACAAAACATCATATTAGCAAAAGCTTCAACTCCACAAATGGTAACAAAATGGAATATCCAAAACCTCACCCTGTCAGCGCCTTCAGGGAGGGGGTCAACAACTAAGGTGGGTATCTCATCCATCAAACCGTCCGGCTTTCCAGAGTGAAGGATCCGCGTGAAGCCGCCCATATCCGAGCCAGGCCTGACTCTCATCTGCTTGTACCAGTAGTACATTATCCGCGACTGCCACTGGCTGTACAGCGCATCCGTCGCCGTAAGGGCGACGTGGAACCTCTTCGACGGGTCCGAACCAGACCCGAAGGCGACGGCACCGCCCTGATCGCCGCCGCCGAGCAATTTGCGTGGCCCGTCTCCGCTTCGGCTGTGGCCCACCATTGTCAGGAAGTTGTAGGTCGCGAAGAAGCAGCCGACCGAGATGAGGATGAGCAAGAAGGAAGAGGCCTTGCCGGCATTCTTCCTCCCGACGATCATCGTCGACGCTCCGATCCTACAAGGGGACAAGGGGGCGGGTTGCGCCTCGGGTCCCGTGGGATCACAGCAAAAGGTGAGCTCACCCAGTAAAGGGAGAGTCGGAGGCCAGGTGGTTCGGCGGCGCCGCGGACGATTGAGGGTTTAGGGGCTCCCGATTCGGCTCGTTCGTGCCGGGGAATCGGATTCGGTGGATCTGAGATCGCGGTCAACCCCCGACACCGCAGAGAGCGCCGGGAGTAGCAGGAGGTGACTACTCACTTCTACTCACGACGAAGGGGGGGAGTGACTCTTCGCCGGCCGCCTCCGCCCGGGATGGTTTCGGCGGCGGCCGCGAAGAGCGCCGACCTCTCTCCGGTAAGGACAAAGGAGTGGTGGTGTAGGCGTAGGGGAAGGAAGAAACGAGAGAAGCTCGTTACGGCGATGTGGTAGTAATAAACGCTGTAACGGGTAAGAGCGCATGTGTAACCAACAGTTATTGTTTTTTTCCTTTAAAATCAGGTGGATAAAATGTTCCATGGTACTTGGACagtttgtttttttttctttaaAAAGTTTTTTTACATAATAATAAACTAGAAAAAGTTCGTGTGTTGCAGCAGGTGAAACAAACTCTCGCACACCTCTAACAACCCATCCGTATTGCCACTTCTCTTCACTTCGTGAGTCATCCCATGTGAACTTGTAATGATGGTCAACACCAAATTTGGCCGCATCATTGTCataggcgcgggaggagcggccACCGGTGGAGGCTCACCGAGATGGATGAGCAGAGGCGTGAGGCGGCATATGTGAGGTTTTGGGGAGGAGTGTTTCTCATAAGTTTGGCACATATGTCACAAATGTTTTTTAGCCCAAAATAGCACACATATTACTAATCTTGACGAATTTAGAACCGGTGCTTTTGGCAGCTTAAAAAATAAGTTGCTCCTTCTTTAGGTTTTTTTATAAGCCGCCCCTCTTATTCATTGGATCTTCTAAATTAGTTATGGAATAACTAATTTAAAAATTTCAACATAATTAGAGGGCGGCTTATTTTTTAAACTAAAGAACTAGCCTTATCCAAATTTAGTCTAGAAGAATTTTGTTTTTATTAGCCCACTAACACCGCATGTCATCAAAAAAAATTGTTAGCCTAGATG containing:
- the LOC125529384 gene encoding hydroxyproline O-arabinosyltransferase NOD3-like (The sequence of the model RefSeq protein was modified relative to this genomic sequence to represent the inferred CDS: added 66 bases not found in genome assembly); translation: MIVGRKNAGKASSFLLILISVGCFFATYNFLTMVGHSRSGDGPRKLLGGGDQGGAVAFGSGSDPSKRFHVALTATDALYSQWQSRIMYYWYKQMRVRPGSDMGGFTRILHSGKPDGLMDEIPTLVVDPLPEGADRGYIVLNRPWAFVQWLQKANIKEDYILMAEPDHIFVKPLPNLAHGEEPAAFPFFYIKPTDNEKILRKFFPEEKGPVSNIDPIGNSPVIIQKAQLEKIAPTWMNVSLKMKEDVETDKAFGWVLEMYAYAVASALHGVHHSLQKDFMIQPPWDAKSDNTFIIHYTYGCDYSLKGELTYGKIGEWRFDKRSYLRSPPPRNLSLPPPGVPESVATLVKMVNEATANIVGWDDEI